The genomic window CTAGCCGCAAGGTCAAGGGGCAACGAGATGGAAAATATGGCCTGATCATGGGCCCGTTTAGTTGGGCTTTGTTGCATACGCGGCCAACGTGTAACTGCATGAATTAGACTAGGCCTGAAAAACTAACTAATTACGAGTTATTTACGGCCATTAGTATTTAATCCTAGTATTACATGACGTGATCTGTTGAGGGGGATGAAACTTGTGTTGGGCTCGTTGTTCGTGGATGTCACgtatggtttcctcctccgacgtcttagGATTATCAGATATGAAATTCGATGACGTGTTCGGGGTGTTTTCCCGGAAACTTTGGTGCTGGTCCTAGCCGTACAGTCGACTCCAAAGTCTAGTCTCAGGGGGCGAAAGCAGAGACCACGAGAGGGAGAGTTTTCCCGCTGCCTCCCAGTCCAGTCTAGTCTCATAGTATACGTATCATAGTCCCTCTCAATCGTGGAATTCTTCAAAGTCAGTCGAGCGAGTCTCCCCGGCCGGCGTACCCCGCACGCACCTGCCACAATCATCTTCTACTAATCAAAAACCCCAAAAATGCCCCTGGATCCAACGTTTTCTCTCCCCGCATCAGCGAGGATGTCTTCGTCATGTTTTACATCTATAAGTATGTGTGTGCACCAACACAAACCAAACCAATTCCAAACCACAAGTGAAGCGCGGTGTGCAGCTGAGCTAGCTACGGTCTTTCTTTTTTGGGCAGTGatctgcgccggtgcgccggcccaacagttgggccggtCGAGCCCAGGCCGTCCGATGCACTGCCTCCCAACCGTCAGATTGATCCCCTTCCGCATCGTCGTCTACCTTCCGCGTCAGATCGAGCAACGCAAGCGCCACGGGCCATCCCGCACCCAGCCATGGCGCGTCTACCTCGTCGTCATCCCCGTCGCCGTTCGCCCTCGCCgctcgccctcgccgtcgccgtcgccgtcgccgttcgcCGGTTGGAGCACAGGTGCCCCATGGCCCCACCCCTCTTATGCAGCAAAAAAATGGGCCCAGCAAACAAAAAATCGACCCCTGCCGGTCCCTGGAGTTCGTCGCCGTTGCAGCTCCGCCGGGAAGCCACCGCAGTAGTCAGTTGCATCAATGGTGAGTTGCCGATTCGAGCTTTTTGTCACGGTCTCGTAGAAGCTTTTCAGAAATACGGTTGAAGCTTTTCAGAATTACGGTTGAAACTTTTCATGTCAACAATTGCAACTTTTTTCGTTGTGTACTCGTGGGGGTGAAGCTTTTCTATACAGTTGGTTGAATCTTTGTATAAagcgggttgaagcttttttcatcaaGGGTTTGTAGCATTTTATGTCGATGGTTGTAGCATTCCGCCATGGCAATGACTTCTTGAAAAGCTTTTCATGCatatctggttgaagcttttttaaccTTTTGTTGAAGCTTTTCGTACTATGGTTGAAGCTTTTCGTATGAACGGTTGTAGCTTTTTTCAGTGCATGGTGTCCGGTTGAAGCTTGATATACCGCTAGTTGAAGCTCTCGAATTGAACGATTGTAGCTTTTTTGGTGGTCGGTTGCAACATCGGTGGAGGAGAAAAAAAATGCTTCCAAAGTTCGTCTTGAAGCAGATGGTTGCAGCGGTAGGGGAGGAGGTCGCGCACTCGCGCTGCCGTGGTTGAAGCATCTCCGGTGGACGGTTCCAGCACAGGGGAGTACGAACAGCAGCTCGCGGATGGTATATTCCATGGCGGCTTCCAGCTCCGGCTCGCCGGGCGCGGAAGGAACCTGcagcccgcgggggggggggggggggggggaaggtggccagcggaaaaagaaggagagggcgagcggcgacggcgacggcgagatcTGCGCGGAGTTGGGGCTAGCCGGCGGCGGGAtctgaaggaggaagaaggggatcggGAGGAGCGCGAGCGTACGATGCGCTTCGCCTCGCTTCCATCGAGTGGCCCGCGTGGGACCGGCGCAACGGTTCGGCCGGTGCCCCGGCCACAAAGCAGTTCCCTTCTTTTTTGCTTTGTTGGGTGTGCAGTGCAGCTACGATCTATCTATTCTACGTGCCGCGGCCATGGGCGCGCACCCCAGCGAATACACCGGCGAGAACCTATGCCACCGCCGCCCCGAACTCCGCGCATGCAGCAGCCCGGAACCAGTTCCACCGGTGCCACATGTGCCTAAGCCGAACACCGGTCCGGTGGTGGAGGTGGACGCTCCCTCGAGCTACGCCACGGCCGGCAAGCTCCTGTTCGTCGCGGCCGGGGCGTTCGCGGCCGTCCTCCTGGCCCTCATCGCCCTGCACCTCTACAAcagcggccggcgccggcgcgcgcgaGAGGGTCGCCGCCTCCACCGCACCCTGGCCATCTACGTCGAGGCGCCTTCGCTGCGGCGGCTCGACCCCCTCGACCCCGCGGTGCTCCGCGCGCTCCCCGTGGTCGCCGCGGCCGTCGGCGCCGGGGACTGCGCGGtctgcctcgccgagttcgagCGCGGCGAGGAGGCGCGCGCGCTGCCGCGGTGCGGCCACCGGTTCCACGTCGACTGCATCGACGCCTGGTTCCGCGGGAACTCCACGTGCCCCCTGTGCCGCGCCGCCGTCGAGGCGCCGGACGACGCCGTGGCCCGTCCCGAGGTGCGCGTCGATGTGGCGGCCGACGACGACGCCGCGGCCAAGGGCGGAGCGCCGGCGATGTCGAGCGGCACGGATCTTGACAAGACGAGGCGGGTCTCTGCTTCCACCCGACCCGCTTCCTTCTGACGTGCCCCTGGACGCCAGGAAGCTTCCTTGCTCCTTCCGGCACCAGCGTCCAGGACCATCATCGGTTTGGGGGCATTTATTCCATCTGACTCTGCGTATTTTTTGTGTTGGTGATGATGCTCGGTGTGACTAATTTTCTAGTAGTACAAATTTGGCACATGGATTTTTTCTTAAGATGAATTTGGCACATAGTTAGTATTGCACTAGAAGAAATAACGCGCTACGCCGAGCGAAACCCTAAGGCCCGATCTTAGTTGGTGGTGTCATGGTGATGTACTTCGTTGCTCTATTATTGAATGTATTGTTTGGAGATTGTTCGATGTAATCTTCAGGGTGAAAACATATGACCTGAGATCCACAACGATTGCGTGCCGTTCAATTGATGACTTCCTAGAGCCGTTTTTTTTTCGAACAATCATTCTCATAGTCCATGTGTTGTTAAAGGATGGTTGGTGTTGCTTCAAATTTCGTCCTCGGTCAACGCCTACAAGAACTATTGGCCTGATTGCCCTGTCCGTCTTCCGCTTTCAGCTCTTGATACTCCACGTACTCCTTCAGGTTATAGTATTTGCTGACCATGGTGGCATGTCCTTGCACGTCATTGAGATAGCTCTCCAGCTCATTGCAAACGCCTTATCCCATAGCTTACACTTAGCACAAGCCAATTGCAGTATccagattttttttaattttttgttcctttttattttcattctgttttttgttttttatttaacaaatttcaatttttttaaaaaaattgaattcatgtACATTTTTTTAATTAAAAACATTTATTTTAAGTCCCCAAATAGTTTTTGAATTCACAGAAGTTTTTCAAAATCTTGTTTTTaaaatttttatttttaaaaatacatGAATCCCTTTTGAATTAGCTACATttattgaattcatgaacattttaaaatttgcACAATATttcgaattcatgaatatttttaaattttctgAATAATATACTAATTCATGGACATTTTCTGTATTTGCAAAAAAACAATTTTGAATTCGTGATTTTTTCTACTTAAAAATATACAGACCAAATTAGAAAAAAAAAGGCAGGCGTGAGCTTCGGTGGCTAGCTGTGACTGTGCTCTATGGGCCAGACCCGTGTCACGCAGTCGACGCGAGCAACCTGCCCCCATACTACTGGGCTGACTCATGTTAGAGGTATCCGTTGAGCTTCATTTTCAGCCGATTTTGTGACTAGAATGTTCCGCGTGCTTTTTATTTTTCATTTGAATTCTTTTTTAGTTCTTCTTGtattttttcctttatttatttttctattttttaaattttcaaaaggGGAAACAAATTCAATTTTTcaccttttcaaattcatgaacctttttctTTCATGAATTTTCAAAGTcgtgatttttttccaaaattctTGCACATTTTGTGAAATTCGTTTTTTAATGTATGAATTTTCTTAACCTATAGATAGCCGGATCTAGTTTCTTTACCTGAGAAAGCAGACTGTTTCGTTACTAGTAACACCTGACAAAGCAAACATGTTGCAGTAAAACAATAATTAGGCATATATCCGGTTAAAAAAAAGGCATATCCTTCACATGACAATTCTGTATGctattctttttattattttttcctcgTAAGCCCTAATGTATACTTTATAAAATTTATAAAAAAACTCTGCGATAAGAAATCCTTACTGGTTTgcttcaaaaagaaaataaaaaacaattcCAGCATGCCATTTACTAGCCATATAAATCCAGCAACAGAAAcagcggccggcgccggcgcgcgcgaGAGGGCCGCCGCCTCGGCCGCACCCTCGCCATCTACGTCGAAGCGCCTTCGCCGCGGCGGCTCGACCCCCTCGACCCCGCGGTGCTCCGCGCGCTACCCGTGGTCGCCGCTGCCGTCGACGCCGGGGACTGCGCGGtctgcctcgccgagttcgagCGCGGCGAGGAGGCGCACGCGCTGCCACGGTGCGGCCACCGCTTCCACGTCGAGTGCATCGACGCCTGGTTCCGCGGGAACTCCACGTGCCCCCTGTGCCGCGCCGCCGTCGAGGCGCCAGACGACGCCGCGGCCCGTCCCGAGGTGCGCATCGACGTGGCGAGGGACGACGCCGGCGATGTCGAGCGGCACGGATCTTGACAAGACGAGGCGGGTCTTTGCTTCCACCCGATCCGCTTCCTTCTGACATGCCCCTGGATGCGAGGAAGCTTCCTTGCTCCTTCCGGCGCCAGCGTCCAGGACCATCGTCAGTTTGGGGGCATTTATTCCATCTGACTCTGCATATTTTTGTGTTGGTGATGATGCTCGGTGTGACTGATTTTCTAGTAGTACAAATTTGGCACATGGATTTTTTCTTAAGATGAATTTGGCACATAGTTAGTATTGCACTAGAAGAAATAACGCGCTACGCCGAGCGAAAaaacaaggcccaaccttagttggTGGTGTCATGGTGATGTGCTTCCTTGCTCTATTATTGAATTTATTGTTTGGAgattattcgatgtaatcttcaggGTGAAAACATATGAACTGAG from Triticum aestivum cultivar Chinese Spring chromosome 3B, IWGSC CS RefSeq v2.1, whole genome shotgun sequence includes these protein-coding regions:
- the LOC123064877 gene encoding RING-H2 finger protein ATL5-like; the encoded protein is MGAHPSEYTGENLCHRRPELRACSSPEPVPPVPHVPKPNTGPVVEVDAPSSYATAGKLLFVAAGAFAAVLLALIALHLYNSGRRRRAREGRRLHRTLAIYVEAPSLRRLDPLDPAVLRALPVVAAAVGAGDCAVCLAEFERGEEARALPRCGHRFHVDCIDAWFRGNSTCPLCRAAVEAPDDAVARPEVRVDVAADDDAAAKGGAPAMSSGTDLDKTRRVSASTRPASF